From the Anoplolepis gracilipes chromosome 15, ASM4749672v1, whole genome shotgun sequence genome, the window AATGTCTGGCTCTCTCCATGTCATGTTGATTTTCTCTTCttgttaaattctttttcaaaaatatttaaatactatattatataattttgattgcattaattattcaatattttattttatacacgtgTACTTTGCTTGTTTCAATGTATGTTTgtaagaaattcttttttcaaaatatgctctttcttttatcattttttaaaatatgtacccATTACAAGTAGACAATAGccgagaagaaaataaaagaaaaatgttatttctatAACCGTTTGGCTTTGAATAGGACTTCGATGCAGACCATAAATTCCTGACACGttacttttatacatgtatcaatactcttgagaattatattttgtaataaatttatttataaacatttaagaaaatttaaaaaaatttagaaattaaaaaaaatatgtaatatttttaaaattaatattcatttaaaattaattttaatatttttaaaatttaaagctcaaacatttgtttaaatatgcattcgtaatttataataatggtatattattttacaataatggTACCAGTCGCTCggttaaaaatcataaatgagtaaatataaaagacaattacacaaaaatttcattagtaaaaaagatttctataaagatttttattttatgtcgtcagtagataattttctttatcaggctaaaatattatatgtatcttttagttaaataattccacatttattacattttgcatTTGTAATGTTTGCATTTAAATCCTGtcataaaaagaattcttccGTATCTTCAAGGCACAATAGAACGCTAACCCCTCGTTGTCTTTTTTTAGGCTCACAGAAAGGCAAACGCGGAGACGCCTGCCCCCCATTGCACATCACCCATGAGCTGAAGCAGTAcagttgtattttatatattttattactttgttttattaatacaattttataataatgatgcaCTTTAAACCTTCCTTGGTTAATAAGACACTTATGTgcaaagaataaaatcaaacTATATTGTAGTTAtcgaaaattaaagtaaaaaaccgATCCGAAATTAAACttgtttaaagtttattttgaatttttaatgtaatatattaaatgaattacccgagaaacattataatataaattatatatagtatgtatactatatttttgtttatattcggaaatatttgataagagctaattaaaattcatcaaTCTAATAGCGAACATATTTgtgttgcaaaataatatcacatgaatataaaaatacacaggtGATGGATGTATGAcacaattgaataattttgtaaagtcaaataaagtcaattttgagttaatttattatatttgtagattGCTGAATATACGAATCtgaaatttgtcaaatttgacaaatttaaaatagtagaattaatataaatatcaaaattatcaatacatacatatattgtacatatatataaattttataaattaaatatagtgtaatataaacattttacatgTCTAATAATAtggttatttaataaaataatcatttatcgCCGTCAAAGTActtgtattttgcattaagatattttatgtataaaccTTCAATGTAGATTAGTATGATGTAACACaagtaatcaaattttttattaaataaaaatctgattgtaaattataacgatatatgtaatttttttctaagtaACTTCTGACgcaatatcttaattaataatttattaattttaatatttaattacttgcTCTAAAGATGGCCTAAAAAATCAGGCCAAAACGTTcgttaacaattttataatttacattatacttGGACGGCTCATTTATTGCCTTTGTATCACTTCTgcctttctttaaaaaattaattatttttataaattaatagcttaaatattaaagctaatattttctatcattttctatctatcactttaaGCAGGGATTTCTCTCAAAATTCTCCGCGTCCCGTctgcattaataaaatttcgctCAACTCGTTTGCCGTCGCCTTGCTTTTCCTTTTACACACCTTCTGTAAATGATCTTTCATTCCGCAGTTTCCACAAGAAATGTTTCTATCCAATGTACAATTCGTTGCTAGGTGTTTACTGCCACTAAaacaaacaatatttcaatcagaACCGCTGGCGTTTTCTGTTTACAGCGTTTGCTTGCGTCTTCTTCTTCAATGTCGGCCGttcgtttttattttgtccTGCTGTgactatttaataaaagctaTATCGCTATACAGAGATGATTTGTTTTCGAGAGAGAGCGAACCGACTGATTTCGCTTTTCCCAATACCATATATTTAACAACATATAAGTAATCtgattattagatttatattttatgtaaaatactaACGCTGGTGCTCGCCGCCGCCGAAAGGGTAAATTTTTTGCGGCACAAGGGTTTAGTTGTATCAGTTATAGCAGCGTTCTTCGGGTAAAGTTTCGCCAGCATTTTGTTCGGCACATAATGCgtctttgaaaatttacaaaaataccGTCCTATTTCATCACTGTTGATCCACTTTGGTGTTGTTGTAGCTATATCatctaaatgtaaaaaagtgcaaataaaaagtcaaattataaaagaaaaagaaacgctCCTTAAATTCTAAAAACGTTAGTAACAATTGGCGGTTAGAGGATTAagaatactattttttaaattacggaTTGTacagaaatgtaataaatatatattggaaatataaggctcttaatgtttacaaacaaGTATAAACTTGGTGAATAAGAGCTAAACACGGATGTTAATGCGTcgatttcgcagaaaataagAGTAGGGAAGACCGGgaaagtaacattttttagttttgatgaaataaataaattctatatttttgttagagATTTAATGCTTATTTATACGGATAAGTGGAAGATTTAAGATTAGTTTGATAGCGATAATgtgtcattaaatattttgagaaaaatgttataaccCTGCAAAATGACCGAAGAGAGTTGTTACTTTCCACCCCGACTTTGGGGTTGAAAGTAACAACGCCGGGGTAAGTTGTAACACAAATAGATACAAgctgaattataaaatgagaactgacaaataattaaaagtaacttaaattaataatactcaacatattaaaaataatcaacataacataaattgtcttttctttaattgacacaacataaataatatttcttaatcagTAATCAACGTAacataaattgttttctttttacttagcACAACATAACATTAGCGTCTTAATGAGatcaattaaatgcaaataattaattaaaataaattgttttagttCTCACTCGAAGACTCATCTGAGTAGCAGTTGGAACACACAAAATTAaccttatcaaattttttaatacaatgctCATGTctcataattacataattagttAGGTATGttgatttatacatacaatatttcgTGTTGGAGTAAGTTGTAACATGTTACAATTTACCCCAACGGCATGTTACTTCTGACCCCAAAATACGATACATTCTAAactaaagtatttatattaaaaacgtttaaaatataatgaaatggcAACATATATTTGTCTACCGATTAACTCGTaagatatgaagaaaaaataattgctgataaagtgtaaaatttacgaataaatccaaaaaaatatcattgaaaCTTATTTACCCACATGATGTGTAGTTACCTCCTACACAACACTCGTTAATAGAGTGGCACTAGAAGCAACTATCATGATGGCAGCGTAACAGTGGTAAACAAGTATTTGACCCGTTTTGTTTTCATAATgatatctattttctttacaaagttATCAACTTACCCCTGTTACTTTTAACCCTGATCTCTCCTATTTACcaagatttttattcttattgttgagaatttaataaatcccTTCTTACTCTCCTAAAGAGACGTAGGTGAGAAAAATATCGGCAATCAAACCCCAGTCTTTCGTTTGCCGGGCGACTGCTCTTACCACTGAGCTATTCAGCACCACACTGATATCTGTCTCGTCTATTTGTCTATAAATCTATGGATATGAGAAAACGCGATTTTGCAAGGTGAAtacaccaagaaaaatatgtgcctaaaatctaatatctgaaataaaaagggatgttaaatgttaataacGGAAAGGTCTTACTCtacaaatctttattttagatatgtaGATGATATTTTGATGGCGGAACCTCCAgtagaatttcaaaaaatattaaaggcTTTTAATTCCTTCCATTCccgattaaaatttactattgAGATCGGAGAAAATAATAGTCTAAGGTTCTTAGATTTAAACGTTTATAAGATACCTTATACTAGATTGGTACCAGTTTGGTATCAGAAACCAACATTTTCAGGAAGGTACCTAAACTTTCATTCACAACATCCTCTTTGTCAAAAAAAAGGTACCACCATAGGGCTAGTAGATAGAGTGtttcatttattacatttgtcgttttatcaaaaaaatttaaataagatcaTCAACATACTATTAACTAATGGATATcctatgaaatttatttctgacACGATTAACTCCAGACTAAAATATCTATTCCACAGTAATAAGAATTACATAAACAACGTTCAAAATAAGGGCAGAAATAATAACTTTCCATGTTCCGtatatctcaaattaaataaaaattcaaatctttGATAAAGAGAAGATGTATCCGGCATACAAGGGATTGAATaatctcataaataatatacaaatccTTGATAAAGAATCCtgttataaaaagagattgatTTCGAGAATGTTGCacataaaaagacaaaagGCAGGTTTGAATCTACAGAGCAACACGGAAATTTACATCCTTCCTATCTCTTTATAATTGAAAccctcaaaaaattttaaactttgtaaTTTACCGTGTATAattctctatttaaaaaaaaagcaacgcATGATACTTAAAAACAAGGTCGTCAATCtaagcatatacatatattgtttgtattacggttttatcttatattacaTGCGACACGGTTACCgacacattaatttaattaatttaaaaaattgtgtttttaatattctaaccGCCAATTGTTACTAACGTCTTTAGAAGTCTAATTAATGATAACTAAGATGAGCTCTAAATAATAGATGGAATAAGAtaacagataaaataaaactaaattataaaaagaatatgtaattaaattaaaataaaataaaatattgttttacaagttacaagttttacaaaatattgtgtagaaaaaaatgagcTCGTGCAataagcaattattatttgagataaaaatgcaaataatgatATTCATACCTTCTGCCACGTAAGACATTACGTTATTTTCATCAAGCATTATGTAATGTGTTTGCTCCTTTGTACTATCAACATTGCTACAAATCCTTAACGGCAAAAGAGGCTGTGTTCTAGAGAACGTAATATTATGTGTGTCTTCATAGCGGTGCTGCCATCCGACTATCACACCGGCAGAACTGTCTGTAGGTTGACCATATTCTCtgtttttatgttttactATCGTTCCaactgaaaattttacatcctTTGGTCTTGTATTTGATTGTCCTATTTGGTTAACGTTAAGAGAGAGCTGGAAAGTATAaagtcaaaaaattaattgactttatttcttgtcaaatatatCCTAAATAGACTTTTGTAGCAAGTTTAATTATCTATAGCtggttaaattataaataattataatatttatataattttatatattataaaagaaaaatttcagagattttattattattactattatttattaatacaaaataccATTTTTAAATTCGGAGGATCGTATCCAAGTTCCATTTCTTGCGGAATAACCATCAAAGAGTGGTTACAccagtttaaatttttaagtatatctAGTATCTCTtgtaatatctaaaaaaagtatataacatGTAAACGGAACACTAATtggaaataaagaaatgaaaaattatgtaatttttttgcctATAAAGTATGTATcattaactattatttttgcCAAGGTTACacgtttaacaatttaattaactttaaaattatagagaaaacgtattataagagaatatataattgccaACCTTTTTAGCAGATATTACAAAATACccctttttaaattttttaaaacacccCTTGATACTGCATCCCAAGACTTCAccaaaatttatgttaaagcCTCTTAAATTTTCCAAGTTATTCGTGACACTGTAAacactaaaaaattatatatatatatatatatatatatataactgtaacggtaacgacgTTACAAGTAACGCATTACTTCCCAACACTCTAATATTTACCTTTGTGTTTTccaaagtatacatatatacggtTGCAAACTAGCACTTTTATTACATCACAATGTAGCCCAAGTCTCCTAGCCACactgtcatatatttttaataaaattattttttcgccctgtttattttctaaaacctgtgcaagaaattaaaatataatacaaattaaaataaaatataaattaaaatacaatataattataagaaagagagacaaaaaaagagaaagaaggagagagtaCTTTTAAGATATGACGAATATATGGTCATGCTCATGGTATAATTGACtagaattacaatatattattatatctataataactTACATTATCTATACAGAAAGATGTCAAATTTGCGTTTGTCGATTTGTTTCGTGTAAAGTTtaatgtatcaaatatatatttctcgagTGTATTTATAATCTGCGTTCCTTCAGCTTCGTTCCAATGATTATCATCGATGTTGTTATTTTtccaataagaaaaattttcagcGGGCGTCAAGAATATCGGATGGTCgggatatttttcttctagGCATATCAATACTTCTTGTACAATGTTATCTAGTGACTCATTTACACGCGAGTAATAAACATCTTTTTGTGGTTGAAACCATTGTGCCACAATAGTAGCAGCACGTTCCAAAAGCTGCTCTTTTTGAGGTTGTGCTTTAAAGTTTTCCCACTTTTTCTTTGAAGAATATTGCCTCAGATAATGAAACATTTTCATGTAGCAATATCTTTCCGTTAGATCGGAATCAGTTcttctgaaaaatttacattacatttactGTGCAATAAGTACATTAATCTATATATGATGTTATtagtagaatttaatttatattggaCTTTACCGCGAAGATTGCGCAATCAAACTTTTAAGTTcatccataaaaaaataattatttataaaattcggaggattataaattatttcacttAAACGTTCATCTAATTGAAAtacttgattaaaatttacaaaattatctattttgttatttaaaacattgtcataatgtttattaattatttgagacACGAAATTTCGTAATTGTCTTGCACATTTAATGCCTGCTTCCATAAAGTTTGAGTATTTTATATCCCTTTGTTCGttcttttcactttttttctcattttcctTAAACTTCTtgtcaaaaaatttctttccagAAGGCCATCTaagattataagaataatattttaataaacttttgtatatCACACACCAAACAATGCTATCTCAACagtaatctatttttatacaaatacaattttttttactgttatATTCGAAAGTATTaaccaaaatatcaatttttttcctattgcaaaaaattagataaaatggagataaatatgtttttaaatgaatGAAGGATTTATTGAGTAGAAGAACGTGGGGTAGAGAACGGCACCGCGGGGTACAATGGTGTagagtcgatatctttttacagagatgctaccatgtcatgaaatatgttgcaattattgctattaggcGTCTATTTCTGCGTGCTGTTATCAAtgatcgcaatatttttagttgaaagttattataaattatttaatgcacttgctgtgctctccgcgactgagttgtaattcttcgatatatttacataaggtaaacaataatgaaattctattttttattaccgtaaatacatttatgttttaaaatgattttttcttattaatttcatactgtgtctatgtaaatattgattaattataattttttatatgatcaaaagtaaataaatacattttgaggCTTAGTGAAATATTAGCCCACGAtatgttgtactttttatttttatactagagaaagaaagagagtatacatagatgctgtctttcaaaattaataccaaaaattattacattaaaggatatttttccatgttttaaagagaaaaatatttattataacaagagaattgtttttatttattaatttatagttatcatttaaaaatacaaatctatattcttatgttctatatatcatattataatattgtgagagagagtgtgtgtgtgtgagagaaagagaagatgcATTTGTTTTATGTACGCGTGATTGGTGTGTACGTATGATTGATGCATGATTGGCAGCGAAATGCGCGACGCGCGTATGCATACATGAGAGCGCGACATAAGTCCGCGACAATtgaatagcaaaaaaaaatattatgacacATCAGGAGAAGACATTAAGACATTAGTGTGTGTGCAGTTTTATCGCGAGGTTTCTTTTTGAGGTGACTTAATTTTCCGTTTGATTAGTGTCCCTTTTCTTTCGGGATAGTTTAACTATTTAATAGAtagcaagaaaatattatccCACATTTGGGGGCTCGTCCGGGATCGCGAGTCAAACGGGCCTCGTGCATTGTGACGAAAGACGACGAAGACATTGTGCTTTTCGACAAAAACGACGGTGTTGGACAACGCTTAGACGGGGCattgtgcaatatataaaacgagAAGTACGTTAACCATCGACGTGAAAATAACGACGAATTATAGAGAGTCGAGACGATCAAAATTTCAACATGCCGGAGGTGACCGATTTTACATTGAGCGAGCTATGAAGTAAAGCCAAAGCACATGGATTAGCCATCGGCGGCACGAAGGCCGATCTTATTAATCGATTGATGGTAAACGATCCGACAGGCAGGTGGATAGAGAGCCACGACGAAAATGAAGAGCGAGAAGCCGGCAGCGGTGGAGGAGAGTTTTACGACAGCGTGAGAGATGCCGAAGACGTTAGATGTGAGCAAGACGTTCAACCCAGTGCGCGTGAGAAAGAGCTAGCCGACCGCGAAAGAGAGCTCGAACTTCTTAGACGGGAACGCGAAGTCGAGTTCGGTAGACGCGAAAGAGAGTTGATGCAACGCGAACTCGAAATCGCTCGACGCGAGATCGCGATACTGCGACAAAATGAATGTGCAGTGATGACAGAGAGGGGGTCGCGAGTGCGGGAAACACGCGAAGAGCAAAGAGGCGAGGCGGCGATGATGTCGCGTCCATTATCAGGTATGAACATAAAAACAATCGCCGAATTGGTAAGCGAATTCGACGGTACGCCCGACAATTTCGACGTGTGGCAAAAACAAGTGAGTTTTATGAAGACCACATACGAACTAGCAGACGATGCCGCGAAGACGTTGATCGGAATGAAGCTCAAGAAAAAAGCATTTGAGTGGCTGCATTCAAGAGCAGAACACTTATCGATGACTTTCGATGAACTCATGGACGAGTTAAGACGAATGTACCGCCCAAAAAAGAACAAGATTGATTTACGAAAAAGATTCGAGACCCGAGTATGGAAGAGGGGCGAAACATTTCGAGAGTATGCGCACGATAAACTTATAATGGGTAATCGCGTACCGATTGACAAAGACGATATGTTAGATTATCTAATCGAGGGAATTTCCGACCGAGCGTTATGCAATCAGGCGCGTATACAGTGCTTCACGACTAAAGAATCACTAATTGATGCGTTCGACAAGATAACATTACGGGAGCAACCGACGGCGAGTTCAACACAGCAAGAAAAACGAAGTGTCATGTCAACGAAGTCTATGCGTGGTGGAAAGCGCGCGGAGGCCGAAAAGGATGAGTCTGTCAACGATGGAAAGAAGACAAATCGTAAAAGCTGCTTCAACTGCGGATTGTCAGGTCACGTGAGCGCGGAATGTCCCTCGAAGGGATTAGGCCCGAAATGTTTCAATTGTGGCGAATATGGACACATCGCGCCGAAATGCCCAAAAAAAACGAGACAATAAAGGAAGTCTGCGCAGCAGCGTACATCCCGCACAAGAAGTATTCGAAAACAGTGACGATTTTGGACAAGAACATCGAAGCGCTTATTGACACCGGAAGCGATCTGACCCTAATGTGCAAAGATGAATACACAAAAATAGGTTCCCCTCCCCTTCAGCCGACCGAAGTGCGATTCACAGGAATGGGCTCACCCGCCCACACAGCCATGGGAGAATTTCAGACGAAGATTACAATAGACGGACATTATTTCTCAATTCTTATACGTGTTGTTGCAGATGCTGTATCTCGccaaagattattaattggaGCCGATTTTCTAGGGTCGAGGAACTTTCACGCAAGGAAGGGTATGATTTACATTGACTCCGACGACGAGGACTTACCCGAGATTCTACAGATTAATGTGCTTGATGAAAATGATGTCGAAAAGGTTGATCTTTCTCACATCGAAGACAAAGATACGAAGGAGCGAATTGCGGCGTGGATCGAAAATTACAAACCTAATAAGACGACAGAGACGACCATAACCATGAGACTCGTATTAAAAGACGATACAGCGGTGTATCAAAAAGCAAGGCGTCTTGCGCCTGCCGAGAGAGACATCGTGAACACTCAGATCGCAGAGTGGCAAAATCAAGGCATCGTCCGACCCTCAACATCTGAATACGCCAGCCCTATAGTGCTCGTTAAAAAGAAGGATGGAACGCATCGATTATGTGTGGATTACCGACTCCTCAACAAGAAGATTGTCCGAGATCGGTACCCGTTGCTACTAATTGAAGACCAGCTGGACCGGCTGCAGAGCGCGGAGGTCTTCAGTACccttaatctaaaaaatggTTTCTTCCACGTACCAGTTGAACCCGCAAGTATAAAGTATACAGCATTTATTATCCCCGACGGACAGTTCGAATTTTTGCGCGTTCCTTTTGGTCTGTGCAACTCATCGTCAGTTTTCCAACGGTACGTGAACGCAATTTTTCGAAACGCCATTCGAGACGGAATAGTTTTAACCTATATGGATGATCTCATTGTCCTCTCTAACAACCATGAAGATGGATTGAAAAGGCTAAGCATAATATTTGAGATAGCAAGCAAGGCTGGTCTGAACATCAACTGGAAGAAGTGCTGTTTTCTGAAGAGACGCGTTGAGTTCCTGGGTCACATCATTGAAAATAGTACTGTTCAGCCGTCAGAACGAAAAATTGAGGCAGTCAAACGTTTTGCTGAACCAATGAACATTCGACAAGTGCAAGCTTTCCTGGGATTAACGGGctatttcagaaaatttattgtcaaCTATTCGAGAATCGCACGACCTCTTTCAAACCTTTTACGAGCCGACGCCAAATTCAGTTTTGATACTGATGAAAGAGAGGCGTTTAAGTCTCTGAAGACACATCTTAGTTGCCGACCTGTGCTTAATCTATACCGAATGGAAGCTGAGACGGAACTCCACACTGACGCATCAAAGTACGGCTACGGAGCCATTCTTTTGCAACGCGACGAAGACGATGGATTTCTACATCCGGTATATTTCGCGAGTGGTAAAACCACATCGGCGGAGGAGAAATATTCAAGCTACGAGCTCGAGGTATTGGCTATCATCAGAGCTCTTCGGCGATTTCGAGTATACCTATTGGGTATACGTTTCAAGATCGTGACTGACTGTAAGGCTTTTACTATGACGATGGGCAAAAAGGACCTTTGCGTTCGAGTAGCGCGGTGGGCGCTGTTATTAGAGGAATTCCAATATTTCATAGAGCACCGATCAGGACGAAGCATGAGACACGTTGATGCTTTAAGTCGAAATCCGCTTCCTGTCTGTTTGACGATCAACGAGAGTTCAGAAAGTCTAACGGCGCGGCTCAGGAATGCACAAAAAGACGACGACGACCTAAAAGAAAAGATCGAGAAAGCGAGAGAAGGACGACTCAAGGGTTACACTATGCAACGCGGTTTACTATATAAAGATGTCGGCGACGAGGTACGTGTTGTGATTCCTAGGTCAATGCAATTGCAGCTAATACGAAAGATGCATGAACGAGGCCATTTCGCAACGAACAAAACGGAGACACTCATCCAAAACGACTACTGGATACCTGGTTTAAGATCAAAAGTGGAAAAGGTGATTCAGAACTGCATTCCGTGTATCCTGGCCGAGCGACGACAAGAAAAACAAGAAGGTTTTCTTAATCCTCTCGAGAAAGGCAGCGTACCCTTTGATACTTTCCACATTGATCACCTGAGTCCGTTGCCATCTACCAAAAAGTCTTACGCGCACATTCTTGTTTTAATAGATGCTTTCAGCAAATTTGTTTGGCTGTATGGAACAAAATCGACGTCAGCGGAAGTTATTGACCGGCTACGAAAGCAGTCCTATATCTTTACCAATCCTCGAAGAATCATCTCCGACAGAGGTACGGCGTTTACTTCCAAGGAGTTCGAGACTTACTGCCGCAAGGAGGGCATCGAA encodes:
- the LOC140674143 gene encoding uncharacterized protein → MVNDPTGRWIESHDENEEREAGSGGGEFYDSVRDAEDVRCEQDVQPSAREKELADRERELELLRREREVEFGRRERELMQRELEIARREIAILRQNECAVMTERGSRVRETREEQRGEAAMMSRPLSGMNIKTIAELVSEFDGTPDNFDVWQKQVSFMKTTYELADDAAKTLIGMKLKKKAFEWLHSRAEHLSMTFDELMDELRRMYRPKKNKIDLRKRFETRVWKRGETFREYAHDKLIMGNRVPIDKDDMLDYLIEGISDRALCNQARIQCFTTKESLIDAFDKITLREQPTASSTQQEKRSVMSTKSMRGGKRAEAEKDESVNDGKKTNRKSCFNCGLSGHVSAECPSKGLGPKCFNCGEYGHIAPKCPKKTRQ